A portion of the Chromobacterium sp. IIBBL 290-4 genome contains these proteins:
- a CDS encoding cytochrome c oxidase assembly protein, translated as MAPPTTTTTERAAMESVRPPMRRNQRLLRKLLVIAALMFGFAWAMIPMYRIICEQTGLNDVVKADELDKNDLQAAAGEVSMTFDSTVQAGLPWEVRPLTTHLKVKPGTFVQVQYQITNASSRTVVGQALPRYLPGEAARYVKKLECFCFTQQRFRPGEMRTFPVVFVVDRNLPSSIGSITLAYTVFDVPGQGGAG; from the coding sequence ATGGCTCCGCCCACCACGACCACCACTGAGCGCGCGGCGATGGAAAGTGTCCGCCCGCCGATGCGCCGCAATCAACGCCTGCTGCGCAAGCTGTTGGTCATCGCCGCGCTGATGTTCGGTTTTGCCTGGGCGATGATTCCGATGTACCGCATCATCTGCGAGCAGACCGGGCTCAACGATGTGGTGAAGGCGGACGAGCTGGACAAAAACGATCTGCAGGCCGCGGCTGGCGAGGTGAGCATGACTTTCGACTCGACGGTGCAGGCGGGCTTGCCCTGGGAGGTGAGGCCGCTGACTACGCATCTCAAGGTCAAGCCAGGCACCTTCGTCCAAGTGCAGTATCAAATCACCAATGCCAGCTCGCGCACGGTGGTGGGCCAGGCCCTGCCGCGCTACCTGCCGGGCGAGGCGGCGCGGTACGTGAAAAAGCTGGAGTGTTTCTGCTTTACGCAGCAGCGGTTCCGGCCGGGCGAGATGCGCACCTTCCCGGTGGTGTTCGTGGTGGACCGCAATCTGCCGTCCTCCATCGGCAGCATCACGCTGGCTTACACGGTATTCGACGTGCCGGGGCAGGGAGGGGCGGGATGA
- a CDS encoding DUF2970 domain-containing protein, which produces MNWVQGVRAVLGAFIGVRRGESSQADQKIKPWQLVATAFALAGCLIAALLLLVSWVTS; this is translated from the coding sequence ATGAACTGGGTTCAGGGTGTTCGAGCCGTCTTGGGAGCCTTCATCGGCGTGCGCCGGGGCGAGTCCTCGCAAGCGGATCAAAAGATCAAGCCATGGCAGCTGGTGGCCACCGCCTTCGCGCTGGCTGGCTGCCTGATCGCGGCATTGCTGTTGTTGGTGTCCTGGGTGACAAGTTAA
- a CDS encoding DUF2909 family protein gives MKLVILLSLVCIVLALFWGLTGLMKAEHGSQRLVRSLTLRVGLSIGLFLLLLLGALFGWWRPHQA, from the coding sequence ATGAAACTCGTCATCCTGTTGTCGCTTGTCTGTATCGTCCTCGCCCTGTTCTGGGGGCTGACCGGCCTGATGAAAGCCGAGCACGGCTCGCAACGGCTGGTGCGCTCCTTGACGCTGCGCGTCGGCCTGTCGATCGGCCTGTTTCTGCTGCTGCTGCTCGGCGCCTTGTTTGGCTGGTGGCGGCCGCATCAGGCCTGA
- a CDS encoding cytochrome c oxidase subunit 3, whose amino-acid sequence MATMEEQNRYFVPAPSRWPMVGALALFCIGLGAALAVNGMLFGKLSLALGAAILVYMLIGWFGDVVRESRGGSYLGWEDMSFRWGMGWFIFSEVMFFGAFFGALFWVRTVSVPELGSMDYKMLYPDFEASWPLATGPGITEAYRAMEAWGLPAINTMILLTSGATVTWAHWGLLADKRDQFKLGLLVTVLLGCTFLSLQAYEYGHAFSHLHLTLASGAYGMTFFMLTGFHGLHVLLGSIILFVVWLRSLSGHFDVKHHFAFEAASWYWHFVDVVWLLLFVFVYWL is encoded by the coding sequence ATGGCAACAATGGAAGAGCAGAATCGTTATTTCGTGCCGGCGCCGTCGCGCTGGCCCATGGTGGGCGCGCTGGCCTTGTTTTGCATCGGACTGGGCGCGGCCTTGGCTGTCAACGGCATGCTGTTCGGCAAGCTGTCGCTGGCGCTGGGCGCGGCTATCTTGGTGTATATGCTGATCGGCTGGTTCGGCGATGTGGTGCGGGAAAGCCGGGGCGGGTCCTATCTGGGATGGGAGGACATGTCTTTCCGCTGGGGGATGGGTTGGTTCATCTTTTCCGAAGTGATGTTCTTCGGCGCGTTCTTCGGCGCCTTGTTCTGGGTGCGGACCGTGTCGGTTCCTGAGCTGGGATCGATGGACTACAAGATGCTGTACCCGGATTTCGAAGCCTCATGGCCGCTCGCCACCGGTCCCGGCATCACCGAGGCGTATCGCGCGATGGAGGCCTGGGGGCTGCCGGCGATCAATACCATGATCCTGCTGACATCCGGCGCTACGGTCACCTGGGCGCATTGGGGGCTGCTGGCGGATAAGCGGGATCAGTTCAAGCTGGGTCTGCTGGTCACGGTCTTGCTTGGCTGCACGTTTTTATCATTGCAGGCGTATGAATACGGGCATGCATTCAGCCATTTGCATCTGACCTTGGCTTCAGGCGCTTATGGCATGACTTTCTTCATGCTGACCGGGTTTCACGGCCTGCATGTGTTATTGGGGTCCATCATTCTGTTTGTGGTATGGCTGCGCAGCCTGAGCGGGCATTTCGATGTGAAGCACCACTTCGCCTTCGAAGCCGCCAGCTGGTACTGGCACTTCGTCGACGTGGTGTGGCTGTTGCTGTTCGTTTTCGTGTACTGGCTATGA